A genomic stretch from Bos javanicus breed banteng chromosome 3, ARS-OSU_banteng_1.0, whole genome shotgun sequence includes:
- the LOC133244796 gene encoding succinyl-CoA:3-ketoacid coenzyme A transferase 2, mitochondrial-like, which translates to MAALRLLASVLGRRVPAGRLGRALAKGGACGFACSARARVRFYTDPVKAVGDITDGSRIMIGGFGLCGIPENLIGALLKTRVKDLTVISSNVGVESFGLGLLLGTKQITRIICSYLGENSLCEHQYLAGELELEITPQGTLAERIRAGGAGVPAFYTPTAYGTLVQEGGAPIRYLPDGHIAILSQPREVREFHGQHYLLEHAITADFALVKGWKADWAGNVIFRASARNFNVPMCKAARTSVVEVEEIVDVGSFAPEDIHVPNIYVDRIIQGEKYEKRIERLTVRKEDDEICTSSDNIRTRIIKRAALEFEDGMYANLGIGIPLLAPNYISPNITVHLHSENGILGLGPFPLKEEVDADLINAGKQTVTLLPGGSFFSSDESFAMIRGGHINLTLLGAMQVSKYGDLANWMIPGKKVTGMGGAMDLVSSSKTRVVVTMEHCNKANEPKIVEKCTMPLTGKRCVDRIITEKAVFDVHKKTGLTLMELWDGLTVEDIKKSTGSPFAVSPSLRPMQQVKM; encoded by the coding sequence ATGGCGGCCCTGCGGCTCCTGGCGTCGGTGCTCGGGCGCCGGGTCCCCGCCGGCCGCTTGGGGCGCGCGCTGGCGAAGGGTGGCGCGTGCGGCTTCGCCTGCAGCGCCCGCGCGCGCGTCAGGTTCTACACGGACCCGGTGAAGGCCGTGGGAGACATCACTGATGGCTCGAGGATCATGATCGGGGGCTTCGGGCTCTGCGGCATCCCGGAGAATCTGATAGGGGCGCTGCTGAAGACCCGCGTGAAGGACTTGACTGTGATCAGCAGCAACGTGGGGGTGGAGAGCTTCGGTCTCGGCCTTTTACTGGGGACCAAGCAGATCACCCGCATCATCTGCTCCTACCTGGGGGAGAACTCGCTCTGTGAGCACCAGTACCTGGCGGGTGAGCTGGAGCTAGAGATCACGCCCCAGGGCACCCTGGCCGAGCGCATCCGCGCAGGGGGCGCCGGTGTGCCCGCCTTCTACACCCCCACGGCCTACGGGACCTTGGTCCAGGAGGGAGGCGCACCCATCAGGTACTTACCAGACGGCCACATCGCCATCCTCAGCCAGCCCAGGGAGGTGAGGGAGTTCCATGGGCAGCACTACCTGCTGGAACACGCCATCACCGCTGATTTTGCTTTGGTGAAAGGGTGGAAGGCCGACTGGGCAGGAAATGTCATCTTCAGGGCCAGCGCCAGGAACTTCAATGTGCCCATGTGCAAAGCCGCCAGAACCTCCGTGGTGGAGGTTGAAGAAATTGTGGACGTGGGGTCCTTTGCCCCAGAAGACATCCATGTTCCTAACATTTATGTAGATCGCATAATACAGGgggaaaaatatgagaaaagaattgaGCGTTTAACCGTCCGGAAAGAGGATGATGAAATTTGCACGTCTTCAGATAACATAAGGACACGGATCATCAAGCGGGCAGCTCTTGAATTTGAGGATGGCATGTACGCCAATCTGGGCATCGGCATCCCTCTCCTGGCCCCCAACTACATCAGCCCCAACATCACCGTGCACCTTCACAGTGAGAACGGGATCTTGGGCTTGGGTCCCTTTCCATTAAAAGAGGAGGTGGACGCGGACCTCATCAACGCGGGCAAGCAGACAGTCACCCTTCTTCCCGGGGGCTCTTTTTTCTCTAGCGATGAATCATTTGCCATGATTCGAGGGGGGCACATCAACCTGACCTTGCTGGGAGCCATGCAGGTTTCCAAATACGGTGACCTGGCTAACTGGATGATACCCGGCAAGAAGGTGACAGGCATGGGGGGTGCGATGGATCTGGTGTCCAGTTCCAAGACGCGAGTGGTAGTCACCATGGAGCACTGCAACAAGGCCAACGAACCCAAGATCGTGGAGAAGTGCACCATGCCACTGACTGGGAAGCGGTGCGTGGACCGAATCATCACCGAGAAGGCCGTGTTTGATGTGCACAAGAAGACAGGGCTGACCCTGATGGAGCTCTGGGACGGCCTAACAGTGGAGGACATCAAAAAGAGCACGGGGAGCCCCTTTGCCGTCTCCCCGAGCCTCAGACCCATGCAGCAGGTCAAAATGTAG